A window from Oncorhynchus mykiss isolate Arlee chromosome 9, USDA_OmykA_1.1, whole genome shotgun sequence encodes these proteins:
- the LOC110531454 gene encoding mucin-19 isoform X1 codes for MTMTSISRSWISGLIICLFITAVSASSTPMASTETSETTEQLSTTEIPATATENPSTTDAGLTAKTGTTDAGLTAETGTTDAGSTAETGPTDAGSTAETGTTDSGPTAETGTTDAGHITETGSSDAGPITETGTTEAGPITETGTTEAGPITETGTTEAGPITETGTTEAGPITETGTTEAGPITETGTTEAGSITETGTTDAGPITETGTTEAGPITETVTTEAGPITETGATDAGPITETGTTEAGPITETGTTDAGPITETGTTEAGPITETGTTEAEPITETGTTDAGPITETVTTEAGTTDAGPITETGTTEAGPITKTVTTEAGPITETGTTEAGPITETGATDAGPITETGATDAGPITETGTTEAGPITETGATDAGTITETGTTEAGPITETGATDAGPITETGTTEAGPITETGTTEAGPITETGTTEAGPITETGTTDAGPITETGTTEAGPITETGTTDTGPITETGTTEAEPITETGTTDTGPITKTGTTDAGPITETGTTEAGPITETGATDAGPITETGTTEAGPITETGATDAGPITETGTTEAGPITETGTTEAEPITETGTTDAGPITETVTTEAGPITETGATDGGPITETGATEAGPITETGATEAGPITKTGATEAGPITETGATEAGPITETGTTEAGPITETGTTEAGPITETGTTEAGPITETGTTDAGPITETGTTDAGPITETGTTEAGPITETGTTDTGPITETGTTEAEPITETGTTDTGPITKTGTTDAGPITETGTTEAGPITETGTTEAGPITETGTTEAGPITETGTTDAGPITETGTTDAGPITETGTTDVGPITESGTTEAGPITESGITDARTTAKPDTTDAGTTAKPDTTDAGTTAKPGITDAGTTAKPDTTDAGTTAKPGITDAGTTAKPDTTDAGTTAKPGITDAGTTAKPGITDAGTTAKPGTTDAGTTAKPGTTDAGPTAKPGTTDAGTTAKPGTTDAGTTAEPSLPSTTSSTIATTATPPIQCENGGTPEGQSCNCPPDFHGETCRDFKTDIVPGTLNRTAVVKDMVTNSPYIEKYNNKTSTEYTDKVKDFTTEMEEYYRSKGIRNFTVENVTLSNGSVMTTRLGRGIEEKRMENSLYNPKAESYRLNVEHNIILTVLNEPGAEQQYKNFVDDVNSALQNLSLCSALRSGCPTFTVVSVKKLQETPLDEKAVCQKTINLDFAKYFEPYSKDGKLLCLTACDPRHNNTKNCNSGICEVTRAGLSCNCKNTNSIWYLADCNHPIHKAGLYAGTSITAGVVLVIFGVLTVFLVVNKKKEKRNKDTKQEMVNQWLEDDFEWPTPNTRSTTTPHPGTYDNPAYTNGVSNIYQHSSGPLPTYNPNPQSSERYPPPYYPSEPHNQMHNFPSNQPVRINRPQIRTSYDL; via the exons ATGACCATGACCAGCATTAGCCGCTCCTGGATCTCTGGGCTAATCATCTGCCTGTTTATCACTGCTG TTTCTGCTAGCAGTACCCCAATGGCATCTACAGAAACCTCTGAAACTACAGAACAACTTTCAACTACAGAAATCCCTGCAACTGCTACAGAAAATCCAAGTACTACTGATGCTGGACTTACAGCCAAAACAGGTACCACTGATGCTGGACTTACAGCCGAAACAGGTACGACTGATGCTGGAAGTACAGCCGAAACGGGTCCCACTGATGCTGGAAGTACAGCCGAAACGGGTACCACTGATTCCGGACCTACAGCCGAAACAGGTACCACTGATGCCGGACACATCACCGAAACAGGTAGCTCTGACGCCGGACCAATCACCGAAACAGGCACCACTGAAGCCGGACCCATCACCGAAACAGGCACCACTGAAGCCGGACCCATCACCGAAACAGGTACCACTGAAGCCGGACCCATCACCGAAACAGGTACCACTGAAGCCGGACCCATCACCGAAACAGGTACCACTGAAGCCGGACCCATCACCGAAACAGGTACCACTGAAGCCGGATCCATCACCGAAACAGGCACCACTGACGCCGGACCCATCACAGAAACAGGCACCACTGAAGCCGGACCCATCACCGAAACAGTTACCACTGAAGCCGGACCCATCACCGAAACAGGCGCCACTGACGCCGGACCCATCACCGAAACAGGCACCACTGAAGCCGGACCCATCACCGAAACAGGTACCACTGACGCCGGACCCATCACCGAAACAGGCACCACTGAAGCCGGACCCATCACCGAAACAGGCACCACTGAAGCTGAACCCATCACCGAAACTGGTACCACTGACGCCGGACCTATCACCGAAACAGTTACCACTGAAGCAGGCACCACTGACGCCGGACCCATCACCGAAACAGGCACCACTGAGGCCGGACCCATCACCAAAACAGTTACCACTGAAGCCGGACCCATCACCGAAACAGGCACCACTGAAGCCGGACCCATCACAGAAACAGGTGCCACTGACGCCGGACCCATCACCGAAACAGGTGCCACTGACGCCGGACCCATCACCGAAACAGGCACCACTGAAGCCGGACCCATCACCGAAACAGGTGCCACTGACGCCGGAACCATCACCGAAACAGGCACCACTGAAGCCGGACCCATCACCGAAACAGGCGCCACTGACGCCGGACCCATCACCGAAACAGGCACCACTGAAGCCGGACCAATCACCGAAACAGGCACCACTGAAGCCGGACCCATCACCGAAACAGGTACCACTGAAGCCGGACCCATCACCGAAACAGGCACCACTGACGCCGGACCCATCACCGAAACAGGCACCACTGAAGCCGGACCCATCACGGAAACAGGCACCACTGACACCGGACCCATCACCGAAACAGGCACCACTGAAGCTGAACCCATCACCGAAACAGGCACCACTGACACCGGACCCATCACCAAAACAGGCACCACTGACGCCGGACCCATCACCGAAACAGGCACCACTGAAGCCGGACCCATCACCGAAACAGGCGCCACTGATGCCGGACCCATCACCGAAACAGGCACCACTGAAGCCGGACCCATCACCGAAACAGGTGCCACTGACGCCGGACCCATCACCGAAACAGGCACCACTGAAGCCGGACCCATCACCGAAACAGGCACCACTGAAGCTGAACCCATCACCGAAACTGGTACCACTGACGCCGGACCTATCACCGAAACAGTTACCACTGAAGCCGGACCCATCACCGAAACAGGCGCCACTGACGGCGGACCCATCACCGAAACAGGCGCCACTGAAGCCGGACCCATCACCGAAACAGGCGCCACTGAAGCCGGACCCATCACCAAAACAGGCGCCACTGAAGCCGGACCCATCACCGAAACAGGCGCCACTGAAGCCGGACCCATCACCGAAACAGGTACCACTGAAGCCGGACCCATCACCGAAACAGGCACCACTGAAGCCGGACCCATCACCGAAACAGGTACCACTGAAGCCGGACCCATCACCGAAACAGGCACCACTGACGCCGGACCCATCACCGAAACAGGCACCACTGACGCCGGACCCATCACCGAAACAGGCACCACTGAAGCCGGACCCATCACCGAAACAGGCACCACTGACACCGGACCTATCACCGAAACAGGCACCACTGAAGCTGAACCCATCACCGAAACAGGCACCACTGACACCGGACCCATCACCAAAACAGGCACCACTGACGCCGGACCCATCACCGAAACAGGCACCACTGAAGCCGGTCCCATCACCGAAACAGGCACCACTGAAGCCGGACCCATCACCGAAACAGGCACCACTGAAGCTGGACCCATCACCGAAACAGGTACCACTGACGCCGGACCCATCACCGAAACAGGCACCACTGACGCCGGACCCATCACCGAAACAGGCACCACTGACGTCGGACCCATCACCGAATCAGGTACCACTGAAGCCGGACCCATCACCGAATCAGGTATTACGGATGCAAGAACTACAGCCAAACCAGATACTACTGATGCTGGAACTACAGCCAAACCAGATACTACTGATGCTGGAACTACAGCCAAACCAGGAATTACCGATGCTGGAACTACAGCCAAACCAGATACTACTGATGCTGGAACTACAGCCAAACCAGGAATTACAGATGCTGGAACTACAGCCAAACCAGATACTACTGATGCTGGAACTACCGCCAAACCAGGAATTACCGATGCTGGAACTACCGCCAAACCAGGAATTACCGATGCTGGAACTACAGCCAAACCAGGAACTACTGATGCTGGAACTACAGCCAAACCAGGAACTACTGATGCTGGACCTACAGCCAAACCAGGAACTACTGATGCTGGAACTACAGCCAAACCAGGAACTACTGATGCTGGAACTACAGCCGAACCATCTTTGCCAAGTACAACTTCTTCTACTATTGCCACCACCGCTACGCCACCAATTCAGTGTGAGAACGGAGGTACACCTGAAGGACAGTCTTGCAACTGTCCTCCTGACTTCCACGGGGAGACCTGCAGAGATTTTAAAACTGACATAGTGCCAG GTACGCTCAATAGGACAGCGGTGGTTAAGGATATGGTTACTAATTCCCCGTACATAGAAAAATATAACAACAAAACTTCAACTGAATACACAGACAAGGTCAAGGATTTCACAACAGAG ATGGAGGAATACTACAGGAGTAAAGGGATACGGAATTTCACAGTGGAAAACGTAACTCTGAG TAATGGGTCAGTTATGACCACACGCTTGGGACGAGGTATAGAGGAGAAAAGG ATGGAAAACTCCTTGTACAACCCCAAGGCAGAATCATATCG TTTGAACGTCGAACACAATATCATTCTGACGGTTCTGAATGAACCAGGAGCTGAGCAACAGTACAAGAACTTCGTAGACGACGTTAATTCAGCTTTGCAAAATCTGTCATTGTGTTCAG CTCTTCGCTCAGGATGTCCTACGTTTACTGTTGTGTCAGTGAAGAAACTACAAGAAACGCCACTTGATGAGAAAG ctgtatgTCAGAAAACAATCAACCTTGATTTTGCTAAATACTTTGAGCCTTACAGTAAAGACGGGAAGTTGCTCTGTTTGACGGCATGTGACCCCAGACATAATAACACTAAAAACTGCAACAGCGGTATCTGTGAAGTAACCAGAGCCGGACTGTCATGCAA CTGTAAAAACACAAACTCTATCTGGTACCTGGCTGACTGTAACCACCCGATCCACAAGGCTGGGTTATATGCCGGAACCAGTATAACTGCCGGGGTTGTCCTGGTGATATTTGGTGTCCTGACAGTGTTCCTGGTGGTGAACAAGAAAAAGGAAAAGAG gAATAAAGACACTAAGCAGGAGATGGTAAACCAGTGGCTTGAGGATGACTTTGAATGGCCCACACCCAACACCAGGTCCACCACAACACCTCACCCAG GGACGTACGATAACCCAGCATACACCAACGGGGTGTCAAATATCTACCAACACTCAAGCGGTCCTCTTCCAACCTACAACCCCAACCCACAGTCGAGCGAAAGATACCCTCCACCATACTACCCCTCAGAGCCCCACAACCAAATGCACAACTTCCCGAGCAACCAGCCT GTAAGGATCAACCGACCGCAGATCAGAACATCTTATGACTTGTAG
- the LOC110531454 gene encoding mucin-19 isoform X2: protein MTMTSISRSWISGLIICLFITAVSASSTPMASTETSETTEQLSTTEIPATATENPSTTDAGLTAKTGTTDAGLTAETGTTDAGSTAETGPTDAGSTAETGTTDSGPTAETGTTDAGHITETGSSDAGPITETGTTEAGPITETGTTEAGPITETGTTEAGPITETGTTEAGPITETGTTEAGPITETGTTEAGSITETGTTDAGPITETGTTEAGPITETVTTEAGPITETGATDAGPITETGTTEAGPITETGTTDAGPITETGTTEAGPITETGTTEAEPITETGTTDAGPITETVTTEAGTTDAGPITETGTTEAGPITKTVTTEAGPITETGTTEAGPITETGATDAGPITETGATDAGPITETGTTEAGPITETGATDAGTITETGTTEAGPITETGATDAGPITETGTTEAGPITETGTTEAGPITETGTTEAGPITETGTTDAGPITETGTTEAGPITETGTTDTGPITETGTTEAEPITETGTTDTGPITKTGTTDAGPITETGTTEAGPITETGATDAGPITETGTTEAGPITETGATDAGPITETGTTEAGPITETGTTEAEPITETGTTDAGPITETVTTEAGPITETGATDGGPITETGATEAGPITETGATEAGPITKTGATEAGPITETGATEAGPITETGTTEAGPITETGTTEAGPITETGTTEAGPITETGTTDAGPITETGTTDAGPITETGTTEAGPITETGTTDTGPITETGTTEAEPITETGTTDTGPITKTGTTDAGPITETGTTEAGPITETGTTEAGPITETGTTEAGPITETGTTDAGPITETGTTDAGPITETGTTDVGPITESGTTEAGPITESGITDARTTAKPDTTDAGTTAKPDTTDAGTTAKPGITDAGTTAKPDTTDAGTTAKPGITDAGTTAKPDTTDAGTTAKPGITDAGTTAKPGITDAGTTAKPGTTDAGTTAKPGTTDAGTTAEPSLPSTTSSTIATTATPPIQCENGGTPEGQSCNCPPDFHGETCRDFKTDIVPGTLNRTAVVKDMVTNSPYIEKYNNKTSTEYTDKVKDFTTEMEEYYRSKGIRNFTVENVTLSNGSVMTTRLGRGIEEKRMENSLYNPKAESYRLNVEHNIILTVLNEPGAEQQYKNFVDDVNSALQNLSLCSALRSGCPTFTVVSVKKLQETPLDEKAVCQKTINLDFAKYFEPYSKDGKLLCLTACDPRHNNTKNCNSGICEVTRAGLSCNCKNTNSIWYLADCNHPIHKAGLYAGTSITAGVVLVIFGVLTVFLVVNKKKEKRNKDTKQEMVNQWLEDDFEWPTPNTRSTTTPHPGTYDNPAYTNGVSNIYQHSSGPLPTYNPNPQSSERYPPPYYPSEPHNQMHNFPSNQPVRINRPQIRTSYDL, encoded by the exons ATGACCATGACCAGCATTAGCCGCTCCTGGATCTCTGGGCTAATCATCTGCCTGTTTATCACTGCTG TTTCTGCTAGCAGTACCCCAATGGCATCTACAGAAACCTCTGAAACTACAGAACAACTTTCAACTACAGAAATCCCTGCAACTGCTACAGAAAATCCAAGTACTACTGATGCTGGACTTACAGCCAAAACAGGTACCACTGATGCTGGACTTACAGCCGAAACAGGTACGACTGATGCTGGAAGTACAGCCGAAACGGGTCCCACTGATGCTGGAAGTACAGCCGAAACGGGTACCACTGATTCCGGACCTACAGCCGAAACAGGTACCACTGATGCCGGACACATCACCGAAACAGGTAGCTCTGACGCCGGACCAATCACCGAAACAGGCACCACTGAAGCCGGACCCATCACCGAAACAGGCACCACTGAAGCCGGACCCATCACCGAAACAGGTACCACTGAAGCCGGACCCATCACCGAAACAGGTACCACTGAAGCCGGACCCATCACCGAAACAGGTACCACTGAAGCCGGACCCATCACCGAAACAGGTACCACTGAAGCCGGATCCATCACCGAAACAGGCACCACTGACGCCGGACCCATCACAGAAACAGGCACCACTGAAGCCGGACCCATCACCGAAACAGTTACCACTGAAGCCGGACCCATCACCGAAACAGGCGCCACTGACGCCGGACCCATCACCGAAACAGGCACCACTGAAGCCGGACCCATCACCGAAACAGGTACCACTGACGCCGGACCCATCACCGAAACAGGCACCACTGAAGCCGGACCCATCACCGAAACAGGCACCACTGAAGCTGAACCCATCACCGAAACTGGTACCACTGACGCCGGACCTATCACCGAAACAGTTACCACTGAAGCAGGCACCACTGACGCCGGACCCATCACCGAAACAGGCACCACTGAGGCCGGACCCATCACCAAAACAGTTACCACTGAAGCCGGACCCATCACCGAAACAGGCACCACTGAAGCCGGACCCATCACAGAAACAGGTGCCACTGACGCCGGACCCATCACCGAAACAGGTGCCACTGACGCCGGACCCATCACCGAAACAGGCACCACTGAAGCCGGACCCATCACCGAAACAGGTGCCACTGACGCCGGAACCATCACCGAAACAGGCACCACTGAAGCCGGACCCATCACCGAAACAGGCGCCACTGACGCCGGACCCATCACCGAAACAGGCACCACTGAAGCCGGACCAATCACCGAAACAGGCACCACTGAAGCCGGACCCATCACCGAAACAGGTACCACTGAAGCCGGACCCATCACCGAAACAGGCACCACTGACGCCGGACCCATCACCGAAACAGGCACCACTGAAGCCGGACCCATCACGGAAACAGGCACCACTGACACCGGACCCATCACCGAAACAGGCACCACTGAAGCTGAACCCATCACCGAAACAGGCACCACTGACACCGGACCCATCACCAAAACAGGCACCACTGACGCCGGACCCATCACCGAAACAGGCACCACTGAAGCCGGACCCATCACCGAAACAGGCGCCACTGATGCCGGACCCATCACCGAAACAGGCACCACTGAAGCCGGACCCATCACCGAAACAGGTGCCACTGACGCCGGACCCATCACCGAAACAGGCACCACTGAAGCCGGACCCATCACCGAAACAGGCACCACTGAAGCTGAACCCATCACCGAAACTGGTACCACTGACGCCGGACCTATCACCGAAACAGTTACCACTGAAGCCGGACCCATCACCGAAACAGGCGCCACTGACGGCGGACCCATCACCGAAACAGGCGCCACTGAAGCCGGACCCATCACCGAAACAGGCGCCACTGAAGCCGGACCCATCACCAAAACAGGCGCCACTGAAGCCGGACCCATCACCGAAACAGGCGCCACTGAAGCCGGACCCATCACCGAAACAGGTACCACTGAAGCCGGACCCATCACCGAAACAGGCACCACTGAAGCCGGACCCATCACCGAAACAGGTACCACTGAAGCCGGACCCATCACCGAAACAGGCACCACTGACGCCGGACCCATCACCGAAACAGGCACCACTGACGCCGGACCCATCACCGAAACAGGCACCACTGAAGCCGGACCCATCACCGAAACAGGCACCACTGACACCGGACCTATCACCGAAACAGGCACCACTGAAGCTGAACCCATCACCGAAACAGGCACCACTGACACCGGACCCATCACCAAAACAGGCACCACTGACGCCGGACCCATCACCGAAACAGGCACCACTGAAGCCGGTCCCATCACCGAAACAGGCACCACTGAAGCCGGACCCATCACCGAAACAGGCACCACTGAAGCTGGACCCATCACCGAAACAGGTACCACTGACGCCGGACCCATCACCGAAACAGGCACCACTGACGCCGGACCCATCACCGAAACAGGCACCACTGACGTCGGACCCATCACCGAATCAGGTACCACTGAAGCCGGACCCATCACCGAATCAGGTATTACGGATGCAAGAACTACAGCCAAACCAGATACTACTGATGCTGGAACTACAGCCAAACCAGATACTACTGATGCTGGAACTACAGCCAAACCAGGAATTACCGATGCTGGAACTACAGCCAAACCAGATACTACTGATGCTGGAACTACAGCCAAACCAGGAATTACAGATGCTGGAACTACAGCCAAACCAGATACTACTGATGCTGGAACTACCGCCAAACCAGGAATTACCGATGCTGGAACTACCGCCAAACCAGGAATTACCGATGCTGGAACTACAGCCAAACCAGGAACTACTGATGCTGGAACTACAGCCAAACCAG GAACTACTGATGCTGGAACTACAGCCGAACCATCTTTGCCAAGTACAACTTCTTCTACTATTGCCACCACCGCTACGCCACCAATTCAGTGTGAGAACGGAGGTACACCTGAAGGACAGTCTTGCAACTGTCCTCCTGACTTCCACGGGGAGACCTGCAGAGATTTTAAAACTGACATAGTGCCAG GTACGCTCAATAGGACAGCGGTGGTTAAGGATATGGTTACTAATTCCCCGTACATAGAAAAATATAACAACAAAACTTCAACTGAATACACAGACAAGGTCAAGGATTTCACAACAGAG ATGGAGGAATACTACAGGAGTAAAGGGATACGGAATTTCACAGTGGAAAACGTAACTCTGAG TAATGGGTCAGTTATGACCACACGCTTGGGACGAGGTATAGAGGAGAAAAGG ATGGAAAACTCCTTGTACAACCCCAAGGCAGAATCATATCG TTTGAACGTCGAACACAATATCATTCTGACGGTTCTGAATGAACCAGGAGCTGAGCAACAGTACAAGAACTTCGTAGACGACGTTAATTCAGCTTTGCAAAATCTGTCATTGTGTTCAG CTCTTCGCTCAGGATGTCCTACGTTTACTGTTGTGTCAGTGAAGAAACTACAAGAAACGCCACTTGATGAGAAAG ctgtatgTCAGAAAACAATCAACCTTGATTTTGCTAAATACTTTGAGCCTTACAGTAAAGACGGGAAGTTGCTCTGTTTGACGGCATGTGACCCCAGACATAATAACACTAAAAACTGCAACAGCGGTATCTGTGAAGTAACCAGAGCCGGACTGTCATGCAA CTGTAAAAACACAAACTCTATCTGGTACCTGGCTGACTGTAACCACCCGATCCACAAGGCTGGGTTATATGCCGGAACCAGTATAACTGCCGGGGTTGTCCTGGTGATATTTGGTGTCCTGACAGTGTTCCTGGTGGTGAACAAGAAAAAGGAAAAGAG gAATAAAGACACTAAGCAGGAGATGGTAAACCAGTGGCTTGAGGATGACTTTGAATGGCCCACACCCAACACCAGGTCCACCACAACACCTCACCCAG GGACGTACGATAACCCAGCATACACCAACGGGGTGTCAAATATCTACCAACACTCAAGCGGTCCTCTTCCAACCTACAACCCCAACCCACAGTCGAGCGAAAGATACCCTCCACCATACTACCCCTCAGAGCCCCACAACCAAATGCACAACTTCCCGAGCAACCAGCCT GTAAGGATCAACCGACCGCAGATCAGAACATCTTATGACTTGTAG